The Rhinolophus ferrumequinum isolate MPI-CBG mRhiFer1 chromosome 21, mRhiFer1_v1.p, whole genome shotgun sequence region tggggagttGAAACACAAATCTAACTTTGTGGCATAGCAGCTATGCAGCTTGAAATCCAAGTAGcactaaattttattatttcatatttgtacAATAAGCTTCCCAGGAGACGTGTCAACATTTTTGGTGAAGAGCTTGAAAGACTTCTTAAGAAGAAATATGAAGGGCACTGGTATCCTGAAAAGCCATACAAAGGATCAGGGTTTAGATGTATACACATAGGGGAGAAAGTGGACCCAGTAATTGAACAAGCATCCAAAGAGAGTGGTTTGGACATTGACGATGTTCGAGGCAATCTGCCGCAGGATCTTAGTGTTTGGATCGACCCGTTTGAGGTTTCCTACCAAATTGGTGAAAAGGGACCAGTGAAGGTGCTTTATGTGgatgataataatgaaaatggaTGTGACTTGGATAAAGAGATCAAAAACAGCTTTAACCCAGAGGCCCAGGTTTTTATGCCCATAAGTGACCCAGCCTCATCCGTGTCCAGCTCTCCATCACCTCCCTTTGGTCACTCTGCTGCTGTAAGCCCTACCTTCATGCCCCGGTCCACTCAGCCTTTAACCTTTACCACTGCCACTTTTGCTGCCACCAAGTTCGGCTCTACCAAAATGAAGAATAGTGGCCGCAGCAACAAGGTTGCACGTACTTCTCCTATCAACCTCGGCTTGAATGTGAATGACCTCTTGAAGCAGAAAGCCATCTCTTCCTCAATGCACTGTCTGTATGGGCTCGGCCTGGGCAGCCAGCAGCAGCCgcagcaacagcaacagcagcagccaTCCCagccgccgccaccgccaccaccacagcagcagcaacagcagaaaACCTCTGCTCTTTCTCCTAATGccaaggaatttatttttcctaatatgcAGGGTCAAGGTAGTAGTACCAGTGGAGTGTTCCCAGGTGACAGCCCCCTTAACCTCAGTCCTCTCCAGTACAGTAATGCCTTTGATGTGTTTGCGGCCTATGGGGGCCTCAACGAGAAGTCTTTTGTAGATGGCTtgaattttagtttaaataacATGCAGTATTCTAACCAGCAATTCCAGCCTGTTATGgctaactgaaaaaagaaaaaatgtatcttACAAGTTAAAATGCTCGGGCCCAAGGGGGATTTTTTTTCACctccttgagatttttttttttttaagcttatagTAAGGATACATTCAAGCTtggttacaaaaataaaacatgcatcaTTTTTCATTTGCCAACCAAGCACAAAGTTATTTTATACTGactgtatattttaaagtatactcTCAGATATGGCCTCTTACAGTATTTAAGATATAGCAAGGAcatggctgatttttttttttttataaaaaattggCACTAATAAGTGGGTTTATTGGTCTTTTCtaattgtataatttaatttagtACAAAGTTTGTAAAATATCAGAGGATATATATAGTTTCTACGACATGGTATTGCATTTATATCTTTTTACTACAGTGATCTGTGACAGCAGCAGCttcatgttgtattttttttactgaaattgtAAGATACCCATCTTAAAGACATCAACTATTCTAAAAATTGTGTACAGGATATTCCTTTAGTGGTGgaattaaaatgtatgaatatttgctttttcaaaaaaatgtattttctgttaaaGGTTTAAAGATTTTTGCTATATATTATGGAAGAAAATGTAATcgtaaatattaattttgtacctaTATTGTGCAATACTTGAAAAAACGGTATAAAAGTATTTTGAGTCAGTGTCTTATATGTTAAGAGGGACTGAAATAGTTTATATTAAGTTtgtattaaaattctttaaaattaaaagagctTTTTGTGATCTTTGTTTTTAAGCCTTTGCCAAAGATCTACCTCTGGAGTTATGTTGTAAATGCTAACAATGCAGAAAGGTCTGACTCATTGAATCACAAAGGAGTAATGGAAAGCAGTTTCTCTGCTAGTGTATCAGATAGTATTTACCACATATAAAGCTGTCCTATCAACACTCCATAGCCTGACCAATGCTTGggacagctttatttttttttagcaactcTCAGTCCACGTGTCTCCCCGGGATAGGGACGGTATTCTAAGGCTAGTCAACCCTATTTTATAGCAGGTTTTAAAATGGGTCATGCTAACATCTAAGAGAGGTGATAAAATGAAATTCACTTGTGTAACCTAAGAGgatttatttgaaatgtatatGGAAAAAGACCATTGGgtcagttttctgtttctgtatggGAGATGAATAGCTCTTAAAACTTGCTTGGACAAAGCAGCTCACCTATTTAAAAAGATTTAGGTCTGTTTACTAATCCTTACGCCTAAAGTTCAGTCATTGTATGTAGCTGGAAAATTTATGATCAAAATCTATTCAAGATTAGACAAGTTGCTAAATGTTAGCATTTGTGTGCATTTTCCCAGCAAAAAAGTTTGCAtggtgtttgttgtttttttgcaagTTGGAATAACCGTCCTGCTGGTTTGGGGCAGGGGTTAAAGATTAGTTATAGATAATATGGCAAATTGTAGATTTggagtttttttaaaactgatgagTTGGAAGGGAGAGACTATTAAAGAAATGAGTCATTTCACTatttaaatgtccattaataaaTAACAGTGTTGACATAGCATTGGTGAGAAAATTGTCTTGaatgggaagggaaaaagaacatTCTATGTACTTTTATAGTAAGAAACCAGCACTGTCTGGGTTACTAGTGAAATAAATTTAGTTTCAAATGAGTTTTTTGGACACCAGTCTACAAAAGCCTTTTGTCTGTTACCCATACAGTTTAAAGcaataaaaagttttaaggaAACAAGCACTGGAAATAACAGCTAAGCTGTTCTGTCAGCTCCATGGTGAGACCTTTGTCATTTAGTGGACAGAATGAGGCTATGAAGAAGTATTGGGATAGTGAGTGGAACCAGCCGAGATGTGGTCTGCCAACACTATCAATTATGTGCTTTTTGTGATCACAAAGTTTGAATAGCTATAAGAACAATCAGTAAAGGTTTTAAGCATGGGTTTTTGCTGGACAGTTTTGGGTGAAGTTATGGGTTTAACTTGGaagaaaactgcatttttataaatgaaatctcAAGTTAACACTTTCTGAAAATCAGAATAAGGCAGCTGGTCCAATACACAATAGAATTTGTAATAATCTGGAACACTAATAcatatatttggattttaaataattgagCTTAATGTAGGTAAGAATATCAGATCTTAGAGATGTGTATATTAACAAAAAATCTTAGGGAAATTTCATATTGGTACATATATTTGGCAGTTGAACTAACTAAATTTGTCTTGATTGGTTTTAAGAAAACAGTCACTTGACTTGAGCTTAGTATTCTTGAGGACGttatgatctttttttaaaaagaataaacaaaggcTCTGTTTTCATGCCCTTTTTGCTCATTaggaatggaattttttttaatgcttttgtcTATAGCACACCTAAGAAAAGCTTACATCTTGGTCCCAAATCTTTCTCCCACTGTGTCATCACACTTGACCGTCTGTGTGGAGACTGGGTTGACAGTTTGATCAGAGTTACACCTTAATGGGTCTTGCCTGTCTTTTTGGCTTCTATCCAGATAATGTCGCAGCCCCTCGCCTTATCCTGGTCCAAAATACTGCCTTACCGATTGCATGGCTCATCGATGAGTGAAGAAGATGGTATTAAAAAGTAGCTCTGAG contains the following coding sequences:
- the TOB1 gene encoding protein Tob1, whose product is MQLEIQVALNFIISYLYNKLPRRRVNIFGEELERLLKKKYEGHWYPEKPYKGSGFRCIHIGEKVDPVIEQASKESGLDIDDVRGNLPQDLSVWIDPFEVSYQIGEKGPVKVLYVDDNNENGCDLDKEIKNSFNPEAQVFMPISDPASSVSSSPSPPFGHSAAVSPTFMPRSTQPLTFTTATFAATKFGSTKMKNSGRSNKVARTSPINLGLNVNDLLKQKAISSSMHCLYGLGLGSQQQPQQQQQQQPSQPPPPPPPQQQQQQKTSALSPNAKEFIFPNMQGQGSSTSGVFPGDSPLNLSPLQYSNAFDVFAAYGGLNEKSFVDGLNFSLNNMQYSNQQFQPVMAN